A window of the Methanoregula sp. UBA64 genome harbors these coding sequences:
- a CDS encoding DHHA1 domain-containing protein yields MSLEESAKIVADQIRRQQYVEVYAHHDADGIAAGAILCHAMLRAGIRFRLRICAETPRTGFSHDAATLLCDMGSGTEDLPLETIVVDHHLPVFTGQFHANPRLEKIDGDRELSAAGMAYLVARQMGDNRDLAGLVMPGIIGDGQAFAGKNLEIFNEGVANGIIVPARGITLAGRDMAERWLLATRPYLDGISGDETAVADLLADAQGTNGLNTGTLLSLAVLRSAPQTSAEGLGLLYGDTLRLEREVIEDAHALTAVIDACGKSGYGDLAVALCLRSSAELTDAWERARQHYLAVIGAVKTVRPDTEAGTAVYEAQDASLASDIADVLSRDRVQQAPVLVYAKAGGSCRCSARTPASVSADIGPVVRDLAAACGGNGGGHRTRAGATIPCDQLAAFVKGWQEALLA; encoded by the coding sequence ATGTCGCTTGAAGAATCCGCGAAGATCGTGGCCGACCAGATCCGGCGCCAGCAGTACGTCGAGGTGTACGCACACCACGACGCTGACGGCATTGCAGCAGGGGCGATCCTCTGCCATGCGATGCTCCGGGCCGGGATCCGGTTCCGCCTCAGGATCTGTGCCGAAACGCCGCGTACCGGCTTTTCGCACGATGCGGCAACCCTTCTCTGCGACATGGGATCCGGTACCGAAGACCTGCCGTTAGAGACGATCGTGGTGGATCACCACCTCCCGGTCTTTACCGGGCAGTTCCATGCAAACCCCCGCCTTGAAAAGATTGACGGCGACCGCGAACTCTCCGCTGCCGGCATGGCATACCTTGTCGCCCGGCAGATGGGAGACAACCGCGACCTTGCCGGCCTCGTGATGCCCGGCATCATCGGGGACGGCCAGGCATTTGCCGGTAAAAACCTCGAGATCTTCAACGAGGGCGTGGCAAACGGGATCATTGTCCCGGCCCGGGGCATTACCCTTGCCGGCCGCGACATGGCGGAACGGTGGCTGCTTGCCACCCGGCCCTACCTTGACGGCATCAGCGGGGACGAGACGGCGGTTGCCGACCTCCTTGCGGACGCACAGGGGACAAACGGCCTCAACACCGGGACCCTCTTAAGTCTTGCCGTGCTCCGGTCCGCCCCGCAGACCTCTGCGGAAGGACTGGGGCTGCTCTACGGGGACACGCTCAGGCTGGAACGCGAGGTCATCGAGGACGCACATGCGCTTACCGCGGTCATCGACGCCTGCGGTAAATCGGGATACGGCGACCTTGCGGTTGCCCTCTGCCTCCGCTCATCTGCGGAGCTCACCGACGCCTGGGAACGGGCACGGCAGCACTATCTTGCCGTGATCGGTGCGGTAAAAACCGTGCGCCCCGATACGGAGGCCGGGACCGCCGTGTACGAGGCACAGGACGCATCGCTTGCAAGCGATATCGCCGACGTGCTCTCCCGGGACCGGGTGCAGCAGGCACCGGTGCTCGTGTATGCAAAAGCGGGGGGTTCCTGCCGGTGTTCGGCACGCACACCCGCAAGCGTCAGCGCCGATATCGGGCCGGTTGTCCGTGACCTTGCCGCAGCCTGCGGCGGGAACGGCGGGGGCCATCGCACCCGTGCAGGGGCAACGATCCCCTGCGACCAGCTCGCGGCCTTTGTCAAGGGCTGGCAGGAGGCGCTTCTGGCATGA
- a CDS encoding KEOPS complex subunit Pcc1, giving the protein MMQVTGKISTLHADAPAVASSLAPDNLTGMTTIACGDRVVTELSGTQVRSVIASVDDYLMNLAIADEATTLTRTKKTGSRTE; this is encoded by the coding sequence ATGATGCAGGTCACAGGGAAGATCTCCACCCTGCACGCAGATGCGCCCGCCGTGGCGTCGTCGCTTGCACCGGATAACCTTACGGGCATGACAACGATTGCCTGCGGCGACCGGGTCGTAACGGAGCTCTCCGGCACACAGGTCAGGTCGGTCATCGCATCGGTAGACGATTACCTGATGAATCTGGCAATCGCGGACGAGGCAACAACACTCACGCGTACGAAGAAAACAGGAAGCAGAACCGAATAA
- a CDS encoding 30S ribosomal protein S3ae, translating to MAKKKQVGRRVEGWKAKSWFKVYTPDNLGKAYIGDTIANDTESVKGRIMQATLGEIANDYAKQHIKMSFKIAEVTGDAAYTEFVGHEVTRDYLRSLVKRRSSRIDCHAQLTTKDNKLVRLTISCYTFARANIAQEHALRNAILASIAAQAQAWDMNALVNGIVSGEISKDLFKAVKTLYPTRRVEIVKSKVEPVAAPVSTA from the coding sequence ATGGCAAAGAAGAAACAGGTTGGAAGAAGAGTAGAAGGCTGGAAAGCCAAGAGCTGGTTCAAGGTGTATACCCCCGACAACCTCGGCAAGGCATACATCGGCGACACCATCGCAAACGACACCGAGAGCGTCAAGGGCCGGATCATGCAGGCCACCCTTGGCGAGATTGCAAACGACTACGCAAAGCAGCACATCAAGATGAGCTTCAAGATCGCCGAGGTAACCGGCGATGCGGCCTACACCGAGTTCGTCGGCCACGAAGTGACCCGCGACTACCTCCGGTCCCTTGTCAAGCGCCGCAGCTCCCGTATCGACTGCCATGCGCAGCTCACGACCAAGGACAACAAGCTCGTGCGCCTGACCATCAGCTGCTACACGTTTGCCCGGGCAAACATTGCCCAGGAACACGCCTTAAGAAACGCGATCCTCGCGAGCATTGCAGCCCAGGCACAGGCATGGGACATGAATGCTCTCGTAAACGGCATCGTCTCGGGCGAGATCTCAAAGGATCTCTTCAAGGCCGTAAAGACCCTGTACCCGACCCGCCGTGTCGAGATCGTCAAGTCCAAGGTCGAGCCGGTTGCAGCACCGGTCTCCACCGCATAA